GCTCATATCTCGGTTTACTTTGTAGactttttttttcactattaatAGAAAGAATCTATTATCAAACGTGAAACAGTAACCAAAAATCCCCcccaaaaaaaatgaaaaaagaatataaacaacaTATTTTGTTGCCTCCGAgcaaaaaaaacatatttttgccaaataaaattttCCACGCAGACAAACAAAACATAAACCACACGATTTTACCGCATTAAATTTCTTGTCCTGTTTCTCTTTCCTCCCACTATAAATAAAACAAGTCATTATTAAGTTTCCCATATTTCTCCAAAAGCCATGGCTACTactcttctaatttcttttcttctcctctaCTTCTCGGTGGCCGGAGAGTCCATCGGGGTAAACTACGGCACTCTGGCCAACAACCTTCCGTCGCCGGCTCAAGTAGTGAACTTCCTCAAGACACAGACCATCATTGACCGCGTTAAGATCTTCGACGTTAACCCCGACATCCTCCGGGCCTTCGCCGGGAGTGGGATCGCCGTCACCGTAACGGTAGGTAACGGAGAGATCGTGGGACTGAAGGATCCAAAGGTGGCCCGGAGATGGGTATCGGCTAATATAAAGCCGTTTCATCCAAGAACCAAAATCAATTACATTGCGGTTGGGAATGAGGTGCTTCATTGGGGTGATAAGTTCCAAGTTGCTGGCCTCGTCCCAGCTATGCAAAGCCTCCACCATGCTCTTATTCTCGAGGGCATTAAAGATATTAAGGTTAATTAGCTTCTTCTTTTTCGTTTcattagaataaataaataaataaatgaaaacttGTTATACGTTTTAGATCCCTGGAAACAAAGtatttttcctttcatttttctggAAAAATTGAGCTTTTTTTTCGTTTCACATTCCATTTTTAGTATGTGTATTTTCTTTTCAATAATAACAGGGTGCATGGTATAGAAATTTAAAAGGCAAATATTTTTGAATCGTAATTTGTGAATTAGCAACAGTTTTTTCAACTAATTTTTCTAACACCCTACATTTTTGTTTAAGAAGACAAGTATCTCAAGTAATATATTGTTGTATTATAATGCTACACAAACAAAATTAGTTACACTAAGTTTAGAAATTTGAAATGTGTACTTAATAATCTAAATTTGTATTTGTACCCGTCATGATCAGAATATAAAGCTAATCTGTACATACTAATGATTAAAACAGGTAACATCTCCTCACTCTCTAGGAATACTCTCAGCGTCAGAGCCACCAAGCTCCGCTCGGTTCCGGCGAGGCTACGACAGAGCAGTCTTCGTGCCAATGCTGAAGTTCTTGCAAGAGACGAACGCACCATTGATGGTTAATCCTTATCCCTACTTCGGCTACAATCCCAAAATGCCCAACTATTCTCTATTCAAGCCCAACCGTGGCATCCGTGACCCCAAAACCGGCATTACCTACACCAACATGT
This genomic interval from Humulus lupulus chromosome 8, drHumLupu1.1, whole genome shotgun sequence contains the following:
- the LOC133798418 gene encoding glucan endo-1,3-beta-glucosidase-like gives rise to the protein MATTLLISFLLLYFSVAGESIGVNYGTLANNLPSPAQVVNFLKTQTIIDRVKIFDVNPDILRAFAGSGIAVTVTVGNGEIVGLKDPKVARRWVSANIKPFHPRTKINYIAVGNEVLHWGDKFQVAGLVPAMQSLHHALILEGIKDIKVTSPHSLGILSASEPPSSARFRRGYDRAVFVPMLKFLQETNAPLMVNPYPYFGYNPKMPNYSLFKPNRGIRDPKTGITYTNMFDAQMDAVHTAAKDLGFGNVDLVIGETGWSSACEWEVCSIEHARDYNANLIKHINSGKGTPLMPNRKFETYLFALFNENLKPGPLGERNWGLFQPDFTPVYDVGILRNGQRPGPGGGGGGSGTVGKKWCIPKLEASGQALQANIDYVCSSGVDCKPIQPGGSCFQPNDVRSHASFIMNSFYQINGRHDYNCDFAKTGLLTSSNPSHGSCVYV